In Alphaproteobacteria bacterium US3C007, one genomic interval encodes:
- a CDS encoding MATE family efflux transporter: MTRYQHFRAICSLGLPLILGNIAQISIGVVDTVMTGWYSVEALAALVLGSSFFFVVFILGAGFGHALLPLVASAAAREDAVQIRRVTRMGLWLSIIYSAGVFSLFWCSEFVFVALGQDPMLADLAQNYLRILSFGLIPALVVLVLKNYLAALELTQVVLAITVAALLLNIPLNYLLIFGKYGAPELGVGGAAWASLAVHLLSALAIALYAWRRLPEHKLFLRFWRPDWSIFSKLFKIGMPIGLTHLAEAGLFYASSVMMGWLGVIALAAHGIALQISSVTFVVHLGLAAAATVRAGNAYGRKDFVGLRDGAVVATLASIGLSLLTLILFVTFPTALVGLFIDAHDPARDQILALGAVLLVVSGLFQFVDGGQVMALSLLRGIQDTSVPLLIAVIGYWAIGLPVGYVLGFWLGFDGVGIWAGIAVGLAIVALTLGHRFVKLLGQMLRRDVLRSNSDAGSD; the protein is encoded by the coding sequence TTGACCCGCTATCAACATTTCCGAGCCATTTGTTCGTTGGGATTGCCGCTTATCCTTGGCAATATTGCGCAGATTTCTATCGGCGTCGTCGATACCGTGATGACTGGATGGTATTCTGTTGAGGCGCTGGCAGCCTTAGTTTTGGGCAGCTCTTTTTTCTTCGTTGTGTTCATATTAGGCGCAGGGTTTGGGCATGCTCTTTTGCCGCTGGTGGCAAGCGCAGCAGCGCGCGAGGATGCGGTTCAAATTCGCCGCGTAACCCGCATGGGATTGTGGTTGTCCATCATTTATTCCGCAGGGGTATTTTCGCTTTTTTGGTGTTCGGAATTTGTTTTTGTGGCGCTGGGGCAAGATCCAATGCTGGCAGACTTGGCGCAGAATTATCTGCGGATTTTAAGTTTTGGGTTGATCCCGGCTTTGGTGGTTTTGGTGCTGAAAAATTATCTTGCGGCCCTTGAGCTTACGCAAGTGGTGTTGGCGATTACGGTCGCGGCGCTTTTGCTCAATATTCCGCTGAACTATTTGCTTATCTTTGGCAAATATGGAGCGCCCGAACTTGGCGTAGGCGGCGCGGCGTGGGCGTCACTGGCCGTGCATCTGCTCAGCGCGCTGGCCATCGCGCTTTATGCGTGGCGGCGCTTGCCAGAGCATAAATTATTCCTACGGTTTTGGCGGCCTGATTGGAGCATCTTTTCAAAACTGTTCAAAATAGGAATGCCGATTGGATTGACGCATTTGGCGGAAGCGGGATTGTTTTACGCCTCTTCGGTTATGATGGGCTGGTTGGGGGTGATTGCGCTGGCGGCGCATGGCATTGCGCTCCAAATTTCAAGCGTTACGTTTGTGGTACATCTAGGCTTGGCTGCGGCGGCGACGGTGCGGGCGGGAAACGCTTATGGCCGCAAAGATTTTGTCGGTTTACGCGACGGCGCCGTGGTTGCAACTTTGGCCTCAATCGGTCTTTCTTTACTGACATTGATCCTGTTTGTAACCTTTCCAACGGCTTTGGTGGGGCTTTTCATCGATGCGCATGATCCTGCCCGCGATCAAATTCTTGCGCTGGGCGCGGTTTTACTTGTGGTGTCTGGGTTGTTTCAATTCGTTGATGGTGGCCAAGTGATGGCGTTAAGCCTTTTGCGCGGCATTCAAGACACGTCAGTGCCACTGCTGATTGCGGTGATTGGATATTGGGCTATCGGCCTTCCGGTTGGGTATGTTTTGGGGTTCTGGCTGGGGTTTGATGGCGTCGGTATTTGGGCGGGTATCGCCGTAGGGCTGGCGATCGTGGCCCTGACCCTAGGCCACCGATTTGTTAAGCTGTTGGGCCAGATGCTGCGCCGTGACGTTTTGCGCTCAAACTCTGATGCTGGTTCAGATTAG
- a CDS encoding folate-binding protein encodes MLAEKHLDARCIIRISGKDNRSFLQGLITNDIHKTDHGLVYAALLSAQGKFQYDFFLFADGEDVMMDIDEEMAGALQKKLMLYRLRADVHLEKTDLSVVRGVERAPEGALQDPRHPKMGWRLYGQDLPPEMPFDWQAHRIRLGIPQAPSELTPDSYILEMGFEQMNGVDFKKGCYVGQEIIARMKHKTQLRKGLRRVTCAEAVAPHTPILSKGKEVGFIGAQSGTEALAYLRFDRISDEMTAAGVPVMVLDRSEE; translated from the coding sequence ATGCTAGCAGAAAAACACCTCGATGCGCGTTGCATTATTCGGATTTCGGGAAAAGACAATCGCAGCTTCTTGCAGGGATTGATCACCAATGACATCCATAAAACCGACCACGGTCTGGTCTATGCGGCATTGCTCAGCGCCCAAGGGAAATTTCAATATGATTTCTTTCTATTCGCGGATGGCGAAGATGTGATGATGGATATTGATGAAGAGATGGCGGGCGCGTTGCAAAAAAAGTTGATGCTATACCGCTTACGCGCTGACGTTCACCTTGAGAAAACAGATTTGAGCGTGGTGCGCGGCGTGGAGAGGGCGCCTGAGGGCGCGCTGCAAGACCCGCGCCACCCCAAGATGGGCTGGCGGCTTTACGGTCAAGACTTGCCCCCAGAAATGCCATTTGATTGGCAGGCCCATCGCATTCGCTTGGGCATTCCCCAAGCCCCCAGCGAATTAACACCCGATAGCTATATTTTGGAAATGGGGTTCGAACAGATGAACGGCGTTGATTTCAAAAAGGGCTGTTATGTCGGACAAGAAATCATCGCAAGAATGAAACATAAAACCCAATTGCGCAAAGGATTGCGCCGCGTCACCTGCGCCGAAGCGGTTGCACCTCACACCCCAATTCTTTCCAAAGGCAAAGAGGTCGGGTTTATCGGAGCCCAAAGCGGCACTGAGGCCTTAGCCTATCTGCGCTTTGACCGCATCAGCGATGAAATGACCGCGGCCGGCGTGCCCGTCATGGTTTTAGATCGCTCAGAGGAGTGA
- a CDS encoding Ldh family oxidoreductase translates to MPKISIDDIATTAKTALIKHGADESIALHVARAVAQAESVGNRICGLYYLESYCVQLQSGRVRGDVTPAVSQPKPGVVHVDAKFGFAQPAFAAGLPAALAAARQNGVVSLGIGHAHTCTSLGYFTQQIAEHGMIGLGFTNASPIVAPPGGKARTIGTNPIAFSVPDGQGGVALQFDQSTTVVALGKITMAKAAGEKIPLGWALDSDGHPTTDPDAALAGSLVSIGGYKGWGFGVMGELLAAGMAGGILSRDVKPLKAADGAPHDLGQYYIVIDPGQGHAFSERLEALAEIVAQEPGTRLPGQNKKPNQTVDIPEALWALSLGLAAG, encoded by the coding sequence ATGCCAAAAATATCGATTGATGACATTGCAACCACGGCCAAAACTGCCTTGATCAAACATGGGGCGGATGAATCGATTGCGCTGCATGTTGCGCGCGCTGTGGCGCAAGCGGAAAGCGTGGGCAACCGTATATGTGGCCTCTATTATCTTGAAAGTTATTGCGTCCAGCTACAAAGCGGCCGCGTGCGCGGCGATGTGACCCCCGCGGTTAGCCAGCCAAAACCTGGCGTGGTGCATGTGGATGCGAAATTCGGCTTTGCGCAGCCTGCTTTTGCCGCCGGATTGCCCGCGGCGCTTGCGGCAGCGAGGCAAAACGGCGTGGTCAGCTTGGGGATAGGTCATGCGCATACATGTACGTCTTTGGGCTATTTTACCCAGCAAATTGCCGAGCATGGGATGATTGGTCTTGGGTTTACAAATGCCTCGCCCATCGTCGCCCCCCCCGGTGGTAAGGCCCGCACCATTGGCACCAACCCAATTGCGTTTTCTGTGCCCGATGGCCAAGGCGGTGTGGCCTTGCAATTTGACCAATCAACCACGGTTGTGGCTTTGGGCAAGATCACCATGGCAAAGGCGGCGGGTGAAAAAATTCCATTGGGTTGGGCCTTGGATAGCGACGGGCATCCGACAACGGATCCGGATGCCGCATTGGCGGGATCTTTGGTGTCTATTGGCGGCTATAAGGGCTGGGGCTTTGGCGTAATGGGCGAATTATTGGCCGCTGGCATGGCAGGCGGAATTTTGTCGCGCGATGTAAAGCCGCTTAAGGCTGCTGATGGCGCGCCGCATGATTTGGGTCAATATTATATTGTGATTGATCCGGGCCAAGGCCATGCGTTTTCCGAACGGCTAGAGGCGTTGGCCGAGATTGTGGCCCAAGAGCCGGGAACGCGCTTGCCCGGGCAGAATAAAAAGCCAAACCAGACGGTCGATATTCCCGAGGCACTCTGGGCTTTGAGCCTTGGATTGGCCGCAGGTTAG
- a CDS encoding pyridoxal phosphate-dependent aminotransferase: MTHARFTPLLSQLPASVPFVGPETQERARGSAFDARLGANESVFGPSPKAIAALQSASAEIWKYGDPTSFELRRALARHHKVSPENIVVGEGIDGLLGYLARMVIGPGDAVVTSDGAYPTFNYHVSGFGGVLHKVPYKEDAEDLPALLEEAGRVGAKLVYFANPDNPMGTWHSGAFIMECLARLPMETLLILDEAYIEFAPDGTAVQVAIDDPRIIRMRTFSKGYGLAGARVGYALGAQDLIGQFEKIRNHFGMNRAAQSAAEAALNDQAWLLSVRDKVEASKQEIARIADENGLSTVESATNFMAIDCGRDGVFAQAVLAHLVQAGLFVRMPFVAPQNRCIRVSAGRSEDMDLLRRALPKALAAAASAG; this comes from the coding sequence ATGACCCATGCGCGTTTCACCCCCCTGCTATCGCAATTGCCGGCAAGCGTTCCTTTCGTTGGCCCCGAAACCCAAGAACGTGCGCGTGGAAGTGCGTTCGATGCGCGCCTTGGCGCCAATGAAAGCGTGTTTGGGCCATCTCCGAAGGCCATCGCCGCGCTGCAAAGCGCGAGCGCCGAGATTTGGAAATATGGAGATCCGACCAGTTTTGAATTGCGGCGGGCTTTGGCGCGCCATCATAAAGTCAGCCCTGAGAATATTGTGGTGGGTGAAGGGATAGATGGGCTTTTGGGTTATCTAGCGCGTATGGTGATCGGCCCGGGCGATGCTGTGGTGACCTCGGATGGTGCTTATCCAACTTTTAATTACCACGTCAGCGGGTTCGGCGGGGTTTTGCATAAAGTGCCTTATAAAGAGGATGCTGAAGATCTGCCGGCGTTGTTGGAAGAAGCTGGCCGCGTTGGGGCTAAATTGGTGTATTTTGCCAATCCGGACAATCCGATGGGCACATGGCATAGCGGCGCTTTCATTATGGAATGTTTGGCCCGCCTTCCGATGGAAACATTGCTGATCTTGGATGAAGCGTATATCGAGTTTGCTCCTGATGGTACGGCGGTGCAGGTCGCGATAGACGATCCGCGTATCATCCGCATGCGCACCTTTTCAAAAGGCTATGGTTTGGCGGGCGCGCGGGTCGGCTATGCGCTTGGTGCGCAAGACTTGATTGGTCAATTTGAAAAAATCCGCAATCATTTTGGCATGAACCGCGCGGCGCAAAGCGCCGCCGAGGCGGCGTTGAACGATCAGGCTTGGCTGCTTTCTGTACGCGACAAAGTCGAGGCGTCGAAACAAGAAATTGCGCGTATTGCTGACGAAAATGGGCTGAGCACCGTTGAATCAGCCACCAATTTCATGGCCATTGATTGCGGGCGCGACGGGGTGTTTGCCCAGGCTGTTTTGGCGCATTTGGTGCAGGCCGGCCTGTTCGTGCGCATGCCATTTGTCGCCCCGCAAAACCGTTGCATTCGCGTTAGTGCAGGCCGGTCAGAAGATATGGATTTGCTGCGCCGCGCGCTGCCTAAAGCTTTGGCCGCCGCTGCTTCAGCGGGCTGA
- a CDS encoding lipoprotein-releasing ABC transporter permease subunit produces the protein MSRNPAPFAAFEWMIAWRFLRARRAEGGVSVMTWISLIGITLAVFALIATLAVRSGFRSELVDTILGANAHITVYQLPIANEAGQLDRKIYDYQDMADRLRALASVSRAAPLVKGQVMASFGGKNTGVQVFGLSPKDLNTLPRIAAPENFQGTIEDFDRGIAIGSGVARLLNARLGDSVKLISPDGVKTAFGTSPRVKSYPITYIFTAGRYDIDKTRLYMPFSEAQAYFNTEGAADEIEVMVTNPEQIEALIPDLLHAAGPRAQLWSWKEASGNFLRALQIEDNVMFIIMSILVLIAAMNIISGLVMLVKNKGRDIGILRTMGLSEGAIMRIFFICGAGTGLIGTGFGVILGCLFAIYIDTIFSLVNYLAGGGVWDPSIRGLYTIPAELYLSDVLSAIGLSLGLSFFITLFPARRAARLNPVEALRYE, from the coding sequence GTGTCACGCAACCCCGCCCCGTTTGCCGCTTTTGAATGGATGATCGCTTGGCGCTTTTTGCGCGCGCGCCGCGCCGAGGGCGGTGTAAGCGTTATGACTTGGATCAGCCTGATCGGTATCACGCTAGCCGTATTTGCGCTGATCGCCACATTGGCGGTGCGCTCCGGCTTTCGCAGCGAGCTGGTCGATACTATTTTAGGCGCCAATGCCCATATCACGGTGTATCAGCTTCCCATTGCCAATGAAGCGGGCCAGTTGGACCGTAAAATTTACGACTATCAAGACATGGCCGATCGATTGCGCGCGCTTGCAAGCGTGTCGCGCGCCGCGCCATTGGTCAAAGGCCAAGTGATGGCAAGCTTTGGCGGCAAGAACACCGGTGTTCAAGTGTTTGGCTTATCCCCAAAGGATCTGAACACCTTGCCCCGCATCGCGGCCCCCGAAAACTTTCAAGGCACGATAGAAGATTTTGACCGCGGCATCGCGATTGGATCAGGCGTCGCGCGGCTTTTAAACGCCCGCTTGGGCGATAGCGTAAAGCTTATTTCGCCCGATGGTGTCAAAACGGCCTTTGGAACCAGCCCGCGGGTCAAAAGCTATCCGATCACCTATATCTTCACGGCAGGACGCTATGATATTGATAAGACGCGCCTTTATATGCCGTTTTCAGAGGCTCAAGCCTATTTCAATACGGAAGGCGCGGCAGATGAAATCGAGGTGATGGTCACAAATCCAGAACAGATAGAAGCCTTGATCCCCGATTTGTTGCACGCCGCAGGCCCCCGCGCGCAGCTTTGGAGCTGGAAGGAGGCATCGGGCAATTTCCTGCGCGCCTTGCAAATTGAAGATAATGTGATGTTCATTATTATGTCGATCTTGGTGTTGATTGCAGCAATGAATATTATCTCTGGCCTTGTGATGCTGGTAAAAAACAAAGGCCGTGATATCGGAATATTGCGTACGATGGGGCTAAGTGAAGGGGCGATCATGCGCATCTTCTTCATTTGCGGCGCCGGAACCGGGTTGATCGGCACGGGCTTTGGCGTGATTTTAGGATGCCTGTTTGCGATCTATATCGACACGATTTTTTCTCTGGTCAACTATCTGGCTGGCGGCGGCGTTTGGGATCCAAGCATCCGCGGCCTTTACACGATCCCCGCGGAATTATACCTTTCGGATGTTTTATCGGCCATCGGGCTTTCTTTGGGCCTTAGCTTTTTCATCACCCTGTTTCCCGCCCGCAGAGCGGCGCGTTTAAACCCTGTGGAAGCGCTTCGCTATGAGTGA
- a CDS encoding BLUF domain-containing protein — translation MARDKTQQNLKYLIYASKPFGFDQSVLNGILVTAKTNNQRFQITGALICRSDLYLQFLEGPASEIDRIYQNIRRDDRHVEITLLAEGGAQARLFPDWAMRDDPVRSWMWSREEIADGALENVSASEAFALFLRHAKELL, via the coding sequence TTGGCACGCGATAAAACCCAGCAAAACCTGAAGTATTTGATTTATGCATCAAAGCCATTTGGCTTTGATCAAAGCGTTTTAAACGGAATCTTGGTGACCGCCAAAACCAATAATCAACGGTTTCAAATCACTGGCGCGCTGATTTGCCGATCAGACTTATATTTACAGTTTTTAGAGGGCCCTGCTTCTGAAATTGATCGTATTTATCAAAATATCCGCCGCGATGATCGGCATGTTGAGATCACGCTTTTGGCCGAAGGTGGAGCGCAAGCGCGGCTTTTTCCTGATTGGGCGATGCGCGATGACCCAGTGCGTAGCTGGATGTGGAGCCGCGAAGAAATCGCGGATGGGGCTTTGGAAAACGTCTCTGCCAGCGAGGCGTTTGCACTTTTTTTGCGCCATGCAAAAGAATTGCTCTGA
- the parE gene encoding DNA topoisomerase IV subunit B, producing MSDLLNQAQGEDYNASSIEVLEGLEPVRKRPGMYIGGTDERALHHLVAEVLDNSMDEAVAGYANRIDVELHADYSITIRDNGRGIPIDPHPKFPDKSALEVILCTLHAGGKFSGKAYQTSGGLHGVGASVVNALSDRMVVQVARNKELYEQKFSRGLPLGPIQKIGAAPNRRGTNVTFHADPEIFGSLKFKPARLFKSMRSKAYLFSGVQIRWKSAIEDGDTPTEANFHFPGGLADYLSETLNGASTYAENPFAGTVDFQERFGVPGKVEWAINWTPSRDGFIQSYCNTVPTPEGGTHEAGFWAAVLKGIRAYGELTNNRKAKEITREDLITGGCALVSCFIREPEFVGQTKDRLATNEAQRLVENSVRDHFDNWLAADTKSAGAILDFLVLRAEERMRRRQEKETQRKTATKKLRLPGKLVDCSATNRAGTELFLVEGDSAGGSAKMARDRKTQALLPLRGKILNVLGAASNKIGTNQEINDLSQALGVGLGTRFNLDDLRYDKVIIMTDADVDGAHIAALLMTFFFTQMRPMIDSGHLYLACPPLYRLTQGAVRVYCEDEVERNHWLEKGLGGKGKIDVSRFKGLGEMDAKDLKETTMDPKSRKLIRVNIDEDEPGETGNLVEQLMGKKPELRFQYIQENAKFVEELDV from the coding sequence ATGAGTGATCTATTAAACCAAGCCCAAGGCGAGGATTATAACGCCAGTTCGATCGAGGTTTTAGAAGGTTTAGAGCCCGTTCGAAAAAGGCCCGGCATGTATATTGGCGGCACGGATGAGCGCGCTTTGCACCATCTGGTGGCCGAGGTACTCGACAATTCAATGGATGAGGCGGTCGCGGGCTATGCCAATCGCATAGATGTTGAATTACACGCGGATTATTCGATCACCATTCGGGATAATGGCCGCGGCATCCCGATTGATCCACACCCCAAATTCCCCGATAAATCAGCGCTTGAGGTGATCTTATGCACATTGCACGCGGGCGGTAAATTCAGCGGCAAAGCCTATCAAACCTCGGGTGGTCTACACGGCGTTGGTGCATCTGTTGTGAATGCGCTTTCAGACAGGATGGTTGTGCAAGTGGCGCGCAACAAAGAACTGTATGAGCAAAAATTTAGCCGCGGCCTTCCCTTAGGCCCCATTCAAAAAATTGGAGCTGCGCCAAACCGGCGCGGAACCAATGTAACCTTCCACGCAGACCCAGAGATTTTTGGCAGCCTAAAATTTAAACCTGCGCGTTTGTTCAAGTCGATGCGCTCAAAGGCTTATTTGTTCAGCGGCGTTCAAATTCGATGGAAATCAGCCATTGAAGATGGCGATACGCCCACCGAAGCCAATTTTCATTTCCCCGGCGGATTGGCCGATTACCTCTCAGAAACGTTGAACGGCGCTTCAACCTATGCCGAAAACCCGTTCGCCGGAACGGTTGATTTTCAAGAGCGCTTCGGAGTTCCCGGTAAAGTAGAATGGGCCATCAATTGGACCCCATCGCGCGACGGGTTCATCCAATCTTATTGTAACACAGTGCCAACACCAGAGGGCGGCACCCATGAAGCCGGTTTCTGGGCTGCGGTTTTGAAAGGCATTCGCGCCTATGGCGAATTGACCAATAACCGGAAAGCCAAAGAGATCACCCGCGAAGATCTGATCACCGGCGGCTGCGCCTTGGTCAGCTGCTTTATCCGCGAGCCCGAATTTGTTGGCCAAACCAAAGATCGCCTTGCCACCAATGAAGCCCAGCGGCTGGTTGAAAATTCAGTCCGCGATCATTTTGACAATTGGTTGGCGGCCGATACCAAATCGGCCGGTGCAATTCTGGATTTTCTGGTCTTGCGCGCCGAAGAGCGTATGCGCCGCCGGCAAGAAAAAGAAACGCAGCGCAAAACCGCCACCAAAAAACTGCGGCTACCGGGCAAGTTGGTGGATTGTTCTGCGACCAACCGGGCCGGCACCGAGCTGTTCTTGGTCGAAGGGGACAGCGCCGGCGGATCGGCCAAAATGGCCCGCGACCGCAAAACCCAAGCCCTGCTGCCATTGCGCGGTAAAATTCTGAATGTTCTGGGGGCCGCCAGCAATAAAATTGGCACAAACCAAGAGATTAACGATCTTTCCCAAGCGCTGGGGGTGGGGCTGGGCACCCGCTTTAATCTGGACGATCTGCGGTATGATAAAGTGATTATCATGACCGATGCAGATGTAGATGGAGCCCATATCGCGGCCCTGTTGATGACGTTTTTCTTCACGCAAATGCGTCCGATGATCGACAGTGGCCATCTTTATCTGGCCTGCCCGCCGCTTTACCGCCTAACGCAAGGGGCGGTGCGCGTATATTGCGAGGATGAAGTTGAACGCAATCATTGGCTTGAAAAGGGCCTTGGCGGCAAAGGCAAAATTGACGTGAGCCGCTTTAAGGGGCTTGGTGAAATGGATGCCAAAGACCTCAAAGAAACCACGATGGACCCCAAAAGCCGGAAATTGATCCGCGTCAATATTGATGAAGATGAACCTGGCGAAACGGGCAATTTGGTGGAACAATTGATGGGCAAAAAGCCTGAATTGCGGTTTCAATATATCCAAGAAAATGCAAAATTTGTAGAAGAGCTTGACGTTTAA
- a CDS encoding aminotransferase class V-fold PLP-dependent enzyme yields MTLSQGRGYLAIPGPSVIPDAVLQAMHQAAPNIYEGPLIDLTKSIVEDLKWAACSTQHVAIYIANGHGAWEAALANIAEPGDKVLVAATGRFGHGWAEMARRMGIGVELIDFGMQSMAEPAQIAQALKDDRDRQIKAVLICHVDTSTSVRNDILQIRQAMDAVDHPALLAVDCIASLACDRFEFDAWGVDVMVAGCQKGLMVPPGLSFVFFSDQAAKRQKALRQVSSYWDWAPRVAPQLFYEYFCGTAPTHHLFGLRIALDMLKAEGLPHIWARHETLAQAIWSAVDIWGQAGGTMALNIADPAQRSHAVTAMHLGVPATQNLRQWLEQNAGVTVGIGLGMSTPTDPDGKGFFRFGHMGHVNAQMIMALLGSVEAGLCALSLPHGAGALEAAARVIGSAR; encoded by the coding sequence ATGACATTATCCCAAGGCCGCGGCTATCTTGCAATTCCAGGGCCCTCCGTGATCCCCGATGCGGTGCTTCAAGCGATGCATCAAGCCGCGCCTAATATTTACGAAGGACCTCTAATCGATCTGACAAAAAGCATTGTTGAGGATCTGAAATGGGCGGCCTGCAGCACCCAGCATGTGGCGATTTATATTGCCAATGGCCATGGCGCATGGGAGGCGGCTTTGGCCAATATCGCCGAGCCTGGGGATAAGGTGCTGGTGGCGGCAACGGGCCGTTTCGGGCATGGTTGGGCCGAGATGGCGCGCCGCATGGGAATTGGCGTAGAGTTGATCGATTTCGGAATGCAAAGCATGGCAGAGCCAGCCCAAATTGCGCAGGCTCTCAAAGACGATCGCGACCGGCAGATCAAAGCCGTGTTGATCTGCCATGTCGATACTTCAACTTCCGTGCGCAATGATATTTTGCAGATACGACAAGCGATGGATGCGGTAGACCACCCTGCCCTATTGGCGGTGGATTGTATCGCGTCTTTGGCCTGTGATAGATTTGAATTTGATGCTTGGGGCGTTGATGTGATGGTGGCGGGCTGCCAAAAAGGATTGATGGTGCCGCCGGGCCTGTCTTTCGTGTTTTTCAGCGATCAAGCCGCAAAACGTCAAAAGGCTTTGCGCCAAGTCAGTTCTTATTGGGATTGGGCACCGCGCGTTGCCCCGCAATTATTCTACGAATATTTCTGCGGCACAGCGCCCACCCATCATCTATTCGGATTGCGCATCGCGCTTGATATGTTGAAAGCTGAAGGTCTGCCGCATATTTGGGCGCGCCATGAAACCTTGGCGCAAGCGATTTGGAGCGCGGTTGATATTTGGGGGCAAGCGGGGGGAACGATGGCCCTGAATATCGCAGATCCCGCGCAGCGCAGCCATGCTGTCACGGCCATGCATCTGGGGGTGCCCGCCACGCAAAATCTTCGGCAATGGCTTGAACAAAACGCAGGGGTTACGGTGGGCATCGGTTTGGGCATGTCAACGCCCACGGATCCAGACGGAAAGGGGTTTTTCCGCTTTGGCCATATGGGCCATGTCAATGCACAAATGATTATGGCGCTCTTGGGCAGCGTTGAAGCAGGGTTATGCGCCCTGTCTCTGCCGCATGGAGCAGGGGCGCTAGAGGCTGCTGCCCGGGTGATTGGCTCAGCCCGCTGA
- a CDS encoding tyrosine-protein phosphatase: protein MLKKIAQRLKASHQRLRRAYAANLSPTQDNFWARVDYYWFDHAILRTFWTNFFEVAPGVYRSNQPTERRLEDFKKMGGKSVLNLRGEDSYAHFLYELWACEKLDLTLVSRKLWARDAPAREAILAAIDAFKTLPKPLLFHCKSGADRAGFTAAMYLMVCEGRPVADAKKQLGLRYIHLDFTATGVLDYILAVYEARVEQHPIDFEDWIRREYHQKLLQQGFNLRRPLSETLDLIAQSP, encoded by the coding sequence ATGCTGAAAAAGATTGCTCAGCGGCTGAAAGCCTCGCATCAGCGGTTGCGCCGCGCCTATGCGGCCAATTTATCTCCAACGCAGGATAACTTTTGGGCGCGGGTTGATTACTATTGGTTTGACCATGCCATATTGCGTACGTTTTGGACCAATTTTTTTGAAGTTGCACCCGGTGTTTACCGATCCAATCAACCCACTGAACGACGTTTGGAAGACTTCAAGAAAATGGGTGGTAAATCTGTTTTAAACCTGCGCGGTGAAGATAGTTATGCCCATTTTCTTTATGAATTATGGGCCTGCGAGAAATTGGACCTGACATTGGTCTCTCGAAAGCTTTGGGCGCGTGATGCACCCGCGCGCGAGGCGATTCTGGCTGCCATTGACGCGTTTAAAACGCTGCCCAAACCGCTTTTATTTCATTGTAAATCTGGTGCAGATCGCGCCGGGTTTACGGCGGCAATGTATTTGATGGTCTGCGAGGGGCGCCCGGTTGCAGATGCAAAAAAGCAGCTGGGGTTACGTTATATTCACCTGGATTTCACAGCCACCGGTGTGCTTGATTACATTTTGGCGGTTTATGAAGCGCGGGTTGAACAGCATCCTATTGATTTTGAAGATTGGATCCGAAGAGAATATCATCAAAAGCTGCTTCAACAGGGGTTTAATCTGCGGCGGCCGCTTTCAGAAACGCTGGACCTTATTGCGCAGTCACCATAA
- a CDS encoding ABC transporter ATP-binding protein: MSDAILELKDLKKSYNQNKSNQIDVLLGANLLLKKGEVVALTAPSGAGKSTLLHIAGLLDQADTGDVLVAGQNLAGVSDRRRTIIRRRDIGFIYQFHHLLPEFSAAENIMLPQMADGQRKSAAKTRALHLLEAVGLLNRAQHRPAELSGGEQQRVAFCRALANNPKLLLADEPTGNLDQATSEQVFDALLSIVRQTGLSALIATHNPALASRMDRTITLEQGRLRG, translated from the coding sequence ATGAGTGATGCAATATTGGAATTAAAGGATTTGAAGAAATCCTATAACCAAAATAAATCCAATCAGATTGACGTGCTTTTGGGGGCCAATCTGCTGCTCAAAAAGGGCGAAGTTGTGGCGCTGACCGCACCTTCAGGGGCGGGAAAATCCACATTGCTGCATATCGCAGGGCTTTTGGATCAAGCCGATACTGGGGATGTGCTGGTGGCGGGGCAAAATCTGGCGGGCGTATCGGATCGCCGCCGCACGATCATTCGCCGCCGCGATATTGGATTTATTTACCAATTCCACCATTTGCTGCCTGAATTTTCCGCAGCCGAGAATATTATGTTGCCACAAATGGCGGATGGACAGCGAAAATCTGCGGCCAAAACCCGCGCTTTGCACTTATTAGAGGCCGTAGGATTGCTAAACCGCGCCCAACATCGGCCCGCCGAATTGTCAGGGGGCGAGCAACAGCGCGTTGCGTTTTGCCGAGCTTTGGCAAATAACCCAAAATTGTTATTGGCCGATGAGCCAACCGGAAATCTGGATCAAGCCACATCTGAGCAAGTATTTGACGCATTATTAAGCATCGTGCGCCAAACCGGGCTATCAGCGCTGATCGCAACGCATAACCCAGCGCTGGCATCGCGCATGGATCGCACCATCACTTTGGAACAGGGGCGGTTGCGGGGCTAA